The Solanum lycopersicum chromosome 2, SLM_r2.1 DNA window ATTCTGAACCAAAATTAGAATGACGAAAGCATATCTTTTGTGGTTGCAGATAGAATAACTTACTCTTTCCATCCAATTTTGCTTGTATGATCAATGAAGTTAAGATCCCGGGGCAAATACGAAAATGTATGAAGCAGATCTAatcaaacaaagaaaagaataaatcaACATCCTCCATTTAATCAAAGGTGCATTAGATATACAGTAAAAATTAATGTGTTTTACCATCTTGAGTAACAAGTGGGTAATCAGAGGCGCTGAGATTAATGAACCAATCCCATTCCCCAGCTTGTTTGAGCAAAATAGCAGCGGCGTGAAGGGTATTAGCAACCATAGTAGGACCCCGGTAGGTAACCAGATTAGCTTTCGTAATCATCCGAACATTCTTGAATTGGATAAAAATTGGATGATTGGTAACAAAGTTATGCAGATCGAGACGCTCCTCCGGTGAAGATTCAGCATCGAGATGCACTACATACTGATTATTAGGGTGATAAAGAGCTTGAAGGGTTCTCTTGAGCATGTTCCCATCGCCGGCAGAACCTGACACGAGGTAGGCAAAGCGAGGGGGTGGAGGAACAGTGTAGACAGGTAAAGGTTTAAGCTTGGATTCAACAAATACATTAGCTGCGGAATAGGATGAATAGTAACGGTAAAGGGGCAAAAGAGGAGTTCCATCTGGTGATGTTAGGGTTGTtaaaaacaagagaaaaaggGAAACAATGGAACCTATAGCAAGTGGAAAGATCCACTTCCTCTCGATTGTTGTTGGGTGTCTAAGGTGCAGATAATAggttttcaacttcttcatttcAATCTCTTTTCATCAACAAAGCTCCagaaaaaagattgaaatgGGGTTTTTCAAACTGATCTCTAAACAACTAATGTGGTGTAGCGGCGGAGGAATTGTGAacatgtcattctttcttctaaaTCAAACACAATTACAATAATTGCGTAATTAGAACaacaaaattcaacatttaaacTGTATACAactaatatttgtatatatttatttatgggTGTTAACAGTGGTGGAATGTAGTTAGgtggaaaaatgaaaaatggaaCTTGTACTTAACTGCTGCAAAAATAATGGAGGCCGGCAatgttatcttctttttttccttcttcgaTTTGAGTACAGCAGCACTAATAGTAAGAGTTACATCTTCTCTATGCTTCTTTAATAAATagttaattgtttttaatttcaaaaaataaaatattattccatataataaaaaagtataaataaaaacataatcttattgtagtatttttaaaaatataatagtgtAATTAATGGTAAGAGTaaactaaaaattatatattgattttaaaaagtaGACAAATATTATTGGacaattatataaaatagtatttttatgttaacattgtaaaaaaaaaaagaaaatattatttaataactaCCAGCATTAATTAAGTGATTATATGAAAAGTCAATAacgaaatttattaaattttacttttatattaggAGGAAAAGTGGTAGAAATAAATTAGGTACTTTTTTATTCTAAGCAATATAaagatgaattttatatttaaatttaatcagtCAAAGTATAGAGTCTCtgttttttgtattattaagtAACGTGTAGAATATGAATCAAACTATTGAATTTATGTAGTATTAATTCACATATTAAATTTGTAcctctcaaaaattaattatagataaatGCTTATAAGGGTGAAGTTGaatacacatttaaaaaaaaagctaaacttaatgaataatgaaatTCGTTATAAGttagaaatttcaattttaaatctaTTGTTTAGATATTActaataaaactttaaaaattacttattatGACGTCATAACATAAAGGTTAAATTTGCCCGGCCAAAAAATAactatacataaatattttccaTACTGCAatgcatataattaattaaatttatcacatattatatttgttttgcgTGTTTGAAGTGTCTACGGACCCGTGACAAAGGAATCATCTCATGACTTGTGACGTCTTAGCTTCCTTGAGTAATCTGgaagtcttttttctttttgctttttaaaaaacatatatatataaatattaaatgttttatatttatatttcgaTCCGATTAgatttagataattaaatttatgtattattgaGCTTATCCCTAAGACAATGCTCTTAACATGATATTTtcattctaaaaataaaatctaaaatctctaattaaaaaataaataaatttcaatcatttattataacatattattattattattattattattatttataggaAGGTTTCTAGCTAttgttttaaaagatatttgGCCCCAATGCCGGCCCATGGTGCGCAATTGGTATGGTTGGATTTTGTAGTTATTTGATGTTACAACATACGTCTTACAACAATCGGATAAGGAAAAATTGCTATTTcgtttcaataattttttttgaaaaatatgattctaaactaaaattatgtagaataaatataaaatatctcaagttgaaactaaagaatttataatgttatatatataaagaaaaagtaagATAACTAAATTAAATCAAAGAATTATAATTAATCGATCATAACATAATTGGTTATAAGTTATAACTAAATACATATCTCAATAAGGACACTTTATCAAGTTACAAGTATATGATTAGATCAACTCAAATAATCAGGGGCTCGAGaggaaaaataaaggagatTTTTCGaggattaaaataataaaatgactgttaatttaaaatatatttgacgATAGAAATTACGATATAGCATATTTGAAGAATCAAAAGAAACTTTATTTGACTAAGAATTTTTcagatattttgatttatattactTTATCTGGTTTATAAATGTgtaaaagataaatagaataattttttttgagtttataGGTGATAATAATATTCtgaatcaaataatataaattaaatgaaattaatatttttttaatttttgaactaAATGTAAATGTatcaactattattattattttttcaaacaatCACACTAAAATGTGTAGCTTAGTGTGATCAGTAAAGTGGGAGGAGGGAGAAAATAAATGagatttcaacaaaaataaaaataaaatcattaatttctTCTTATCTATTTAAGTCAATATTACAATTATAAaagatttttagaaaaatctttaATATTTCCTCGAAGAAACTTCCTCACTCGTTTAAAATGCAGTGGCACAAATAGCTtgtaaattatgattattttactttctaatttaactttgtttctaacttaattatgttCTTTTTATCACGTTAGATTGGTCCGTTGTCCATACATTAGAAAACCAAATCTTTTTTGTCCCcttcttttaattaataaaccaTGGAGGCAGATATCAAGTTAAACTATTGAGgcaaatatcatatatttgaaactcgataaataataaattgatttatatttttttttcacttaaatatcatgtttttgataaataataaattaacttatacattatttttcatttaaatattctatttttgtatataaaagaatcaaatataATGATATGCGTTTAATTCACATATCATATGGTGTCCACACCGTTAAATCAAAGTCATgttaacttttttatatattgttttattacattatcatataaattttatcaaagaaatcataaataccTTTCAATATTCTAGGTTTAAACCATCAAATTCGTAACCATGCTCGTCTCCAAAAGACTTGtaagcagattttattttttcccaaGAGCATATGTCATAAAATCCTtctttttattgtatttgataGCCGTTTTGAAATAGATTAAATTTAATGGgagttcaaaatttttatttgcgatatataaaaagtgatatttttttcgtttcaaattaattgaattgttaagatatttcacattctttaaaaaaagaagattaaGATCTCGTACTTGGATTGACTTTGGCTTATAAGTTATAAGTTGAAAGTCATAAATTAAGATTTCTAACTTATgacttttgacttatttttgttattttgactttaaaatatattttactttactCAAATACTTCAAATTTGCTTAAAAGGTATTTTTACTtaataatatctaaaataagtaaatccaaataaacatataaattaGGATAACTTTCCATTTACTCTTATTAATTAGTgtcaaatttattattaaaataactaaatattataaagtaactaatttcaatactaactaatgaaggataaaatcaagaaaacattctaaaaatagatttgaaaattaaacaattaaattaatttaaaaaataaaaatatatctcaataatttaaaaagaaggGAGTACTTATTTCAATTCGAATTCGAAAACTCTGATGGAAGGGATAAGTTGTGTCATAGTTGATAcagaaaagggtcaaaattgtCCCTGCACTATGTGAAATAGATTATTTATATCCTCCGTTACATTTTGGGATAAAAAATGTCCCTACTGTTATCCTAAGAGACCACATATAATCTCAAGAGGTAACACCCCATATTTTTACTGACTTGGCAAGCCACGTGGGACTAATCCTTCCACCTAAGCATTGCCAACTAGAAGTCATTACAAAAGAACTAAGACCTTTAGCGTCGAGAATGGTCGCCACAAAAgctcaaaaaatcaatttttattgtgtttttttcttcattattttttaaaaaaacaaaaataatacgATTAAATAGGATTTTGAAGACActgtatgatttatttttatgttatgtatcaatgtataaaatgtacaatgaTGCATTATATAATAGGAAATGTGAATTGAGAagtaattttcatgatttttcataataatattgggtgtttttaatattaatattgtaagttatttattttataaaattaggttGCAAtcgaaaattaattatcatattttttaattgaaaaatagattttacTATTAGTTGTCACTAAAAGTCACTCATAACCTTTAGTGACAATACTTTGAGATTTTGTGGCAACTTTGTTGCCACTAATAATCAAGTTTTTTCGTATTGAATTTTAGTTGACAACGCTTAGAGGAAGTAATTAGTCTcatgtggcatgccatgtcaCTAAAAATTTGAATGCTAACTCTTGAAGATATTTATGATGGATAATaaagagatatttttatttcaaaatgtaATGAAGGATATAAGTGATCTATTTCGTATTATTCGCAAACAGATTTGCCCCTTTTCGGTAGTTAGATATTTAAGTGCGGATAAAACGTAGTATGAATCTTGAGGTTAATGGTTGGAGTTGGACCCATGTTCCCCTTTGAACGGTGCAATGTCCTCTCTTTTGTTctccccttcttcttcttcctccggTTACTGCCTTCCATTTTCTCAACCATATCGAATCACTATCCTCTTTCATTACACCAAACGTAAACCACTTCGAACCCATTTCGTCCTCCTTTCTCTCTCCGCCACAAAAGATGTCTGGAGAAAGACAACGCCGCCGTTTTCGCCTTCCAAATACCGGCCTTACCGCCGGAATCCACAGTCAACCTCGTTCTTGGACCACAGCGTCGACATGGACGATCTATTGTCTTCAATTGGACAGACTGCTAATGAGCACGAACTGTTTGCGTTAATGTCGCCTTACAAAGGTAGAAATCTTTCGATGCGGTTCATGGTCACGCTACTCTCACGTGAGTCTGATTGGCAGCGATCGCTAGCTTTGCTTGATTGGATAAATGAAGTAGCTCTTTACACTCCCTCTGTGTTTGCGTACAATGTTGCATTGCGAAATGTACTACGAGCGAAGCAGTGGCAGCTTGCATATGGGCTGTTTGATGAAATGCGTCAAAGAGCTTTGTCACCTGATAGGTATACTTACTCCACTCTCATTACCTATTTTGGAAAAGAGGGGTTGTTTGATGATGCTTTATCTTGGCTTCAGAAAATGGAACAGGATCATGTGTCTGGTGATCTTGTTCTGTACTGTAATTTGATAGAATTGTCAAGAAAGCTGTGTGATTATACTAAGGCGATTTCGATTTTTTCTAGACTGAAAACATCAGGGATTACTCCTGATCTTGTTGCTTACAATACTATGATTAATGTTTTTGGAAAAGCAAAGCTTTTTCGCGAAGCTCAGTTGTTGGTCAAAGAGATGAGGTCAGTGGGTGTTTTGCCGGATACAGTGAGTTACTCAACTCTCTTGACGATGTACGTTGAGAACCAAAAGTTTTTAGAGGCTCTATCTGTTTTCTCCGAGATGAATGAGGTGAAGTGCCCTCTTGATCTCACAACTTGTAATATAATGATTGATGTTTATGGACAGCTCGATATGGCCAAGGAAGCAGATAGATTGTTTTGGAGTATGAGGAAAATGGGAATTGAACCAAATGTTGTCAGCTACAATACTCTTCTGAGGGTTTATGGTGAAGCTGAGCTTTTCGGGGAAGCTATACATTTGTTTAGGTTGatgcaaagaaaaaatattgaacaaaaTGTTGTCACTTACAACACCATGATTAAGATATATGGAAAGACACTGGAACATGAGAAAGCCAACAATCTTATTCAGGAAATGCAGAACATAGGAATTGAGCCCAATGCTATTACCTACTCGACCATAATATCTATATGGGCTAAAGTGGGAAAACTAGATCGAGCTGCTATGTTATTCCAGAAGCTGAGGAGTTCCGGAGTTGAAATTGATCAAGTTCTATACCAGACAATGATTGTAGCATATGAAAGAGCTGGTTTGGTTGCACATGCTAAACGTTTGTTACATGAGTTGAAGCGCCCTGACAATATTCCTAGAGAAACTGCAATAACAATTCTTGCTGGATCTGGACGAATAGAGGAAGCTACATGGGTGTTCAGACAAGCTTTTGATGCTGGAGAATTGAAGGATATTGCAGTTTTTGAGTGTATGATAGAGTTATATTCCAGAAATAGGAAGTACACCAATCTCATTGAGGTATTCGAGAAGATGAGTGGAGCAGGATATTTTCCTAATTCTAATGTGATTGCTCTAGTCCTTAACGCTTATGGGAAGCTGCAGGAGTTTGAAAAGGCAGACATGGTATATAAAGAGATGCATGAAGAGGGATGTGTTTTCTCTGATGAAGTTCACTTTCAAATGCTTAGTCTTTATGGTGCTAGAAGGAATTACGAGATGGTTGAGACACTCTATAAGGTGCTAGACTCTGATCCTAATGTTAACAAGAAAGAGTTGCATCTTGTTGTTGCTGCCATTTATGAAAAAGCAAACAGAATGAATGATGCATCTCGAATTATAAATCGGATGACTTATAGAGGAGCTATGTGATCTTAACTCTTGTATGCTTGAAAGTAAGTAATATTTGTTATAATAGATTGCGTTTGTTTATAATATGAATTGAGAATTTAAGCTACATGACAGTTATTTTTCTAATTCCATGTAAATGTATAGTACAGTCTCTTGTAGTTATTTTTTCACCAAATCTTTCAGAATTTTTTATCTAAATTAGTTTCATAAACCATACTCACTTGTTTGGttacatataaaaattactaaatcttTGTAACACAACTTAATCATGCTACAAATACATTGACCCTTTTAGTAGAGAACTTTATGCTAATGTGTTTATATACTGGAATGTAATATTATACATCTTTCTCAATAACTAGACatcacaattaaaaaaaaaaaatgtttaagaacattttctaTTGATCTAAATTTACCCAGATTCAATCGTGCAGTAAGAATCTGCAATGTTTATCTCTATATAGTATATATACTATAggaattaagaaaaagaaacaaaatattgaATGAATCTATGTTTATTGATATGTTAATAGTCAATAATTTAACAATTAGAagatatgataaatattaacTAAAAGAAACAAGactttaaagaagaaaaaaaaaagagaagaagaaacaagTTAAATACTATCGGTCGAAATTAGGATATGTAGCGGTAGGATGTTGTTGTCTATAGAATTCAAGTTGAGACCGTACATCCTGAAGTTCTTGCAAACTAATCTGTAATTGTTGGCGAAGATACGAAATACACTCCACACATCCATAAACAGGAAACTTGGCCCTCATATCAGATTCAAAAATTATAGATTTCATAGCGTCTGATTTTTGATCTTCGTCTTTCAATTCCTGCAATATTTTTACTATGTTACGTACACCAAAGAGACGATGTGcattttgaaactttttagGCTGATTCGCTGGGAAATAAGGAGCTAAAACACAATCTGAAGTACATTTTCTTCTTTGGTACTTGCATGCAGCACAAGATACTCGACTCatttacacttttttttcttcttttttttaactatatttttttttctagaatagatgagagaggagagactttttattttcaaatttttcatatatctttttatCTTAACAATAACTCATGTTGGAATATCTAAGAGGAGACTGTTTTAACTTTCAAATTTGACATCAGGTACTATTTTATCTCAACagaaaaacattttgaatttgttAAGCAAAGACCAAGTCAATATTATGATATCATTTGTTTCATCAAATACAACTTTGTTTTACTACTCCACAATcactcaaatattaatatttctaacatgtAATTTTGCTTTAAGCTAAATTTTAAAGGAATAAAAAAGGTAGCCATCTGAATCATTTTGCGTCCCAGTGTGtcttatcaataaaatttaaattccttTAGCACAAAGTCATCTAGAGAGTGTTTTATCCATATCGAAgacttaaaattcaaatttaatcagaCTCAATCAATattgttaaaaaagaaaatagaaaatagtaaatCGTAAATCCAAATGTGAAACATCGTACATGTTATACTGCTAATGTCTATTTGCCAAATGGTGATGGTAGTTAGATTTCCTAGTTTTTGCTACTAATTACGAACTGATTTAtagtgtaaatttttttttccacatTGCGCTTAAAAACAAGTTTTGACGACCTATGATAGAATAGCACTAATAATAATGTgataaaaagtaaaagagaaggtgtaatttaatttaattttcgaAAGTTTACCCACTTGGAATTAcctaacaaatttaattttttaaaatttaccattttactttttattttacctgAACAGAAACATATGTTGAGAGGAGACTATTTTAAACTTTCAAATTTGACATCACTCaacagaaaaaaataacatgttGAATTAGTTGGAATAATTATGATgtcattgtttattttattatgtcatcataattattcaatgtttattatataaacaaataaaatttattcaatgttttattataataatatttattttaaaaaattattttgaaaaaataaatgtgggtttgggttgatattttataattttattcaatgtttttatataaacaaataaaatttattttaaaaatcatctttcaataatttttgGGGCCACTGGTgttattttaattgatcatgTCATGTCACAGAGAGTGTATCTCACACAGTTCATAATTTTTGCTGattatataaacaaataaaatttattcaatgttttattatataaacaaatataaaatttattcataatttttgctGTTTATGAAAGAATATTTAATAAGAACAAATTTTGAATAGATAAAACTGCttaataagtaataatattaGTTGATGTATCTAAATGaaatatgcggacaactttaagtgaTTGTAGATGATTTAAGCctaaaaatagatgaaaaaaggataaaaagtACCAGCTTTGTTTTATTAGTTGACTATGCCCTTACCATTaaagtgaaattattttttacccaTATCATTACTGATTTcaccatatatataaatatacccCTCATTTGATGGAAATCCCCAATTTGTTCTTTGTTCATCTCTTGGGTTAAGTGTTATAGGGCGGGCATGGATTTCAAAATGGATAATGGGTCATTTTTTAAGATTCGGGTTAATTTAAGTTGATTTGGAAATTTTTGTCAAATGAggaataatatatgatgaaattaatcATGATAGAGGTAAAAAATAACTTCACTTTAACGATAAAGTTATAGTCaaccaataaaataaagttgagagatatttttgaccctttttccaaaatatattacaaaatttGGCATTAATACTATGAGATGTAACTTAAGGATCCAATGTAACACCTATATTAAAACTCCTCAGCGATCCTTAtaaaacatatgtatatataacaaGTACccattttgaacaaaaaaaacttGACCTAGCCACCTAGGCTTATTAAAGATTGATATTGATTTTACCATATCATATCAAATCTAAGGAACagtaatgaaataatgaaagaaaTTAAAGTAATCTGTACCTCTAATTAAATTCATACttgtattttcaattaaaagaTTGATATTGATTTACCATGCCAAATTTTTCTATCCGAGTtgataaaa harbors:
- the LOC101262471 gene encoding beta-glucuronosyltransferase GlcAT14B, with amino-acid sequence MKKLKTYYLHLRHPTTIERKWIFPLAIGSIVSLFLLFLTTLTSPDGTPLLPLYRYYSSYSAANVFVESKLKPLPVYTVPPPPRFAYLVSGSAGDGNMLKRTLQALYHPNNQYVVHLDAESSPEERLDLHNFVTNHPIFIQFKNVRMITKANLVTYRGPTMVANTLHAAAILLKQAGEWDWFINLSASDYPLVTQDDLLHTFSYLPRDLNFIDHTSKIGWKEFQRAKPIIVDPGLYATKKADVFWITQRRSVPTAFKLFTGSAWMVLSRSFIDFCIWGWDNLPRTVLMYYANFISSPEGYFHTVICNAQEFQNTTVNSDLHYISWDNPPKQHPHYLTVEDMQKMVDSNAPFARKFHREDPVLDKIDSELLFRGKDRLVPGGWCIGSRKNGTDPCSVAGNITALKPTSGAKRLEKLIGSLLSNDNFRPRQCI
- the LOC101262164 gene encoding pentatricopeptide repeat-containing protein At5g39980, chloroplastic; protein product: MSSLLFSPSSSSSGYCLPFSQPYRITILFHYTKRKPLRTHFVLLSLSATKDVWRKTTPPFSPSKYRPYRRNPQSTSFLDHSVDMDDLLSSIGQTANEHELFALMSPYKGRNLSMRFMVTLLSRESDWQRSLALLDWINEVALYTPSVFAYNVALRNVLRAKQWQLAYGLFDEMRQRALSPDRYTYSTLITYFGKEGLFDDALSWLQKMEQDHVSGDLVLYCNLIELSRKLCDYTKAISIFSRLKTSGITPDLVAYNTMINVFGKAKLFREAQLLVKEMRSVGVLPDTVSYSTLLTMYVENQKFLEALSVFSEMNEVKCPLDLTTCNIMIDVYGQLDMAKEADRLFWSMRKMGIEPNVVSYNTLLRVYGEAELFGEAIHLFRLMQRKNIEQNVVTYNTMIKIYGKTLEHEKANNLIQEMQNIGIEPNAITYSTIISIWAKVGKLDRAAMLFQKLRSSGVEIDQVLYQTMIVAYERAGLVAHAKRLLHELKRPDNIPRETAITILAGSGRIEEATWVFRQAFDAGELKDIAVFECMIELYSRNRKYTNLIEVFEKMSGAGYFPNSNVIALVLNAYGKLQEFEKADMVYKEMHEEGCVFSDEVHFQMLSLYGARRNYEMVETLYKVLDSDPNVNKKELHLVVAAIYEKANRMNDASRIINRMTYRGAM